In a genomic window of Cerasicoccus sp. TK19100:
- a CDS encoding AraC family transcriptional regulator has product MKKILWHHICRANECLHIATIELKRMHSPAMHQHDFYECFLVLEGNGQQHTPCGSEDLQPHVLYFVRPEHSHAIDGHNNLVFLNIAIERNTFEATFDLANFKHNHWLTGTPIQIESLNQQQVIEFQQLASSVANQRGRSDAAWLLLSISRLLNSRHTYSDERPDMPDWMAKGLSKAIDSEVLTKGLPLLNQIMGRSREHVARSFQNHLGMTPTEWLIKERIQRACLLLSTTRLPLIEIALDCGFESSSYFHKCFRQYMHTTPRRYRSNLMRIQN; this is encoded by the coding sequence ATGAAAAAGATCCTGTGGCACCATATTTGCCGAGCTAACGAATGCCTCCATATTGCCACCATTGAACTCAAGCGAATGCATAGCCCTGCAATGCATCAGCATGATTTCTACGAATGCTTTCTCGTTCTGGAAGGAAACGGACAACAACACACCCCTTGTGGAAGCGAAGATCTACAACCTCATGTGCTCTACTTTGTTCGCCCAGAGCACTCGCACGCCATCGATGGCCACAATAACTTGGTCTTTCTCAACATCGCCATTGAAAGAAATACTTTTGAGGCGACTTTCGACCTGGCCAACTTTAAACACAACCATTGGCTAACGGGCACCCCAATTCAGATTGAATCACTCAACCAACAACAGGTTATCGAATTTCAGCAACTAGCTTCAAGTGTCGCCAATCAGCGCGGACGCTCAGATGCCGCATGGCTGCTCTTGAGTATTTCCCGATTATTGAATTCTAGGCATACTTACTCCGATGAGCGACCGGACATGCCCGACTGGATGGCCAAAGGGCTATCTAAGGCGATCGACAGTGAAGTACTGACCAAAGGCCTCCCGTTACTGAATCAGATAATGGGGAGATCACGTGAACACGTCGCCCGCAGTTTCCAGAATCACCTCGGAATGACCCCCACAGAATGGCTCATCAAGGAACGTATTCAACGCGCCTGCTTGTTACTCTCTACAACACGTTTACCACTGATAGAAATTGCGCTCGATTGTGGCTTCGAGAGCTCCAGCTACTTTCACAAATGCTTTCGTCAATATATGCATACAACCCCACGCCGCTACCGCAGCAACCTCATGCGGATTCAGAATTAG